A genomic region of Mycolicibacterium poriferae contains the following coding sequences:
- a CDS encoding valine--tRNA ligase: MTSHPIAHRDAHSAGLDALPKSWDPGAVESDLYEGWVRAGYFTADPTSGKPAYSIVLPPPNVTGSLHMGHALDHTLMDALTRRKRMQGYEVLWLPGMDHAGIATQSVVEKQLAADGKTKEDFGRELFVEKVWDWKRESGGTIGGQMRRLGDGVDWSRDRFTMDDGLSRAVRTIFKRLYDAGLIYQAERLVNWSPVLQTAISDLEVKYEDVEGELVSFRYGSMSDDEPHLVVATTRLETMLGDTAIAVHPDDARYRHLVGQTLPHPFLDRQIIVVADEHVDPEFGTGAVKVTPAHDPNDFEIGLRHQLPMPSMLDTKGRIADTGTRFDGMDRFAARVAVREALAEQGRIVEEKRPYLHSVGHSERSGEPIEPRLSLQWWVRVESLAKAAGDAVRNGDTVIHPPSLEPRWFAWVDNMHDWCISRQLWWGHRIPIWHGPDGETVCVGPDETPPEGWEQDPDVLDTWFSSALWPFSTMGWPDRTPELAKFYPTTVLVTGYDILFFWVARMMMFGTFVADDPAITADGSRAPQVPFENVFLHGLIRDEHGRKMSKSRGNGIDPLDWVEMFGADALRFTLARGASPGGDLAIGEDHARASRNFATKLFNATRFALMNGAAPAPLPPADELTDADRWILGRMEEVRAEVDSAFDAYEFSRACEALYHFAWDEFCDWYVELSKVQLGEGNSHTTAVLASVLDTLLKLLHPVMPFVTEVLWTTLTAQGGEATAAAESLVVADWPAPSGFAVDQGSAQRVADMQKLITEVRRFRSDQGLGDRQKVPARLSDVSAAGLDTHVPAVTALAWLTPPGDDFAPSASVEVRLSGATVVVEVDTSGTVDVAAERRRLEKDLAAARKELAGTTGKLSNEGFLAKAPADVVDKIRARQQLAEEEVERITARLDALPTQ; encoded by the coding sequence GTGACCTCCCACCCGATCGCCCACCGAGACGCCCACAGCGCCGGCCTCGATGCCCTGCCCAAATCGTGGGACCCCGGGGCGGTGGAGAGCGACCTGTACGAGGGCTGGGTCCGAGCCGGTTACTTCACCGCTGATCCCACCAGCGGCAAGCCGGCCTACTCGATCGTGCTGCCGCCGCCCAACGTCACCGGCAGCCTGCACATGGGCCATGCCCTGGACCACACCCTGATGGACGCGCTGACCCGGCGCAAACGGATGCAGGGCTATGAGGTGCTGTGGCTGCCCGGCATGGATCACGCCGGCATCGCCACCCAGAGCGTCGTGGAGAAGCAGCTTGCCGCGGACGGCAAGACCAAAGAGGACTTCGGCCGCGAGCTGTTCGTGGAGAAGGTCTGGGACTGGAAGCGTGAGTCCGGCGGCACGATCGGCGGGCAGATGCGCCGCCTCGGCGACGGTGTGGACTGGAGCCGCGACCGCTTCACGATGGACGACGGGTTGTCGCGAGCGGTGCGCACCATCTTCAAGCGGCTCTACGACGCGGGGCTGATCTATCAGGCCGAGCGGCTGGTGAACTGGTCGCCGGTGCTGCAGACCGCCATCTCCGACCTCGAGGTCAAGTACGAGGACGTCGAAGGCGAGCTGGTGTCGTTCCGCTACGGCTCGATGAGCGACGACGAACCACACCTGGTGGTGGCCACCACACGCCTCGAGACGATGCTCGGTGACACCGCGATCGCGGTACACCCCGACGACGCCCGCTACCGCCACCTGGTCGGACAGACTCTGCCGCACCCGTTCCTGGATCGTCAGATCATTGTTGTCGCCGACGAGCACGTCGACCCCGAATTCGGCACCGGCGCAGTCAAAGTCACCCCGGCTCACGACCCGAACGACTTCGAGATCGGGTTGCGGCACCAGCTGCCGATGCCGTCGATGCTCGACACCAAGGGACGGATCGCCGACACCGGAACGCGGTTCGACGGCATGGACCGCTTCGCGGCCCGGGTCGCGGTCCGGGAAGCGCTGGCCGAGCAGGGTCGCATCGTCGAGGAGAAGCGCCCGTACCTGCACAGTGTCGGCCACTCCGAGCGTAGCGGCGAGCCGATCGAGCCGCGGTTGAGCCTGCAGTGGTGGGTCCGGGTCGAGTCGCTGGCCAAGGCCGCCGGTGACGCGGTCCGCAACGGTGACACCGTGATCCATCCGCCCAGCCTGGAGCCGCGCTGGTTCGCCTGGGTGGACAACATGCACGACTGGTGCATCTCCCGTCAGTTGTGGTGGGGGCACCGAATTCCCATCTGGCACGGTCCGGACGGGGAAACCGTCTGCGTCGGACCGGACGAGACGCCGCCGGAAGGCTGGGAACAGGATCCCGACGTCCTCGACACCTGGTTCAGCTCGGCGCTGTGGCCGTTCTCCACCATGGGCTGGCCGGACCGGACCCCTGAGCTCGCCAAGTTCTATCCGACGACCGTTCTGGTCACGGGCTACGACATCCTGTTCTTCTGGGTGGCGCGGATGATGATGTTCGGCACGTTCGTCGCCGACGACCCGGCCATCACCGCCGACGGCAGCAGAGCGCCGCAGGTGCCGTTCGAAAACGTGTTCCTGCACGGGCTGATTCGCGACGAGCACGGCCGGAAGATGAGTAAGTCGCGCGGCAACGGCATCGACCCGCTCGACTGGGTGGAGATGTTCGGTGCCGACGCGCTGCGCTTCACGCTGGCTCGCGGCGCCAGCCCCGGCGGCGACCTGGCCATCGGCGAAGACCACGCCCGCGCGTCGCGCAACTTCGCCACGAAACTGTTCAACGCCACCAGGTTCGCCCTGATGAACGGCGCCGCGCCGGCGCCGCTGCCGCCGGCCGACGAACTGACCGACGCCGACCGCTGGATCCTGGGCCGGATGGAAGAGGTTCGTGCCGAGGTGGATTCGGCGTTCGACGCCTACGAGTTCAGCCGGGCCTGCGAGGCGTTGTATCACTTCGCCTGGGACGAGTTCTGCGACTGGTACGTCGAGTTGTCCAAAGTGCAACTCGGGGAGGGTAACTCACATACCACGGCGGTACTGGCCAGTGTGCTGGACACGCTACTGAAGCTGCTGCACCCGGTCATGCCCTTCGTGACCGAGGTGCTGTGGACGACGCTGACCGCGCAAGGGGGTGAGGCCACGGCAGCGGCGGAATCGCTGGTGGTCGCCGACTGGCCGGCCCCCAGCGGCTTCGCCGTCGACCAGGGCTCCGCCCAACGTGTCGCCGACATGCAGAAGCTGATCACCGAGGTCCGCCGATTCCGCAGCGATCAGGGACTGGGGGACCGGCAGAAAGTGCCGGCCCGGTTGTCGGACGTCTCCGCGGCCGGCTTGGACACCCACGTGCCGGCGGTCACCGCGCTGGCCTGGCTGACCCCGCCGGGGGACGACTTCGCGCCGTCGGCCTCGGTCGAGGTGCGGTTGTCCGGGGCCACGGTCGTCGTCGAGGTCGACACGTCGGGCACCGTGGACGTCGCGGCCGAACGGCGCCGCCTCGAGAAAGACCTCGCCGCGGCCCGCAAGGAACTGGCCGGCACCACCGGCAAGTTGTCCAACGAAGGCTTCCTGGCCAAAGCGCCCGCGGATGTCGTCGACAAGATCCGGGCCCGTCAACAGCTGGCCGAGGAAGAGGTCGAACGCATCACGGCCCGACTGGACGCGCTGCCCACCCAATGA
- the ndk gene encoding nucleoside-diphosphate kinase produces the protein MTERTLVLIKPDGVQRHLIGEILRRIEGKGLTIAALELKDVSDELARAHYAEHEGKPFFPSLLEFITSGPVVAAILEGPRAVAAFRQLAGGTDPVEKATPGTIRGDLGLETQFNLVHGSDSPDSAVREIELWFPGR, from the coding sequence GTGACCGAGCGCACCCTTGTTCTGATCAAGCCCGACGGCGTCCAGCGCCACCTCATCGGCGAGATCCTTCGCCGCATCGAAGGCAAGGGCCTCACCATCGCGGCCTTGGAACTCAAGGATGTCAGCGACGAGCTGGCGCGCGCGCACTACGCCGAACACGAGGGCAAGCCGTTCTTCCCGTCGCTGCTGGAGTTCATCACCTCAGGACCCGTGGTGGCCGCGATTCTGGAGGGCCCGCGCGCCGTGGCGGCGTTCCGTCAGCTCGCCGGGGGCACCGACCCGGTGGAGAAGGCCACGCCCGGCACGATCCGCGGCGACCTGGGCCTGGAAACCCAGTTCAACCTGGTGCACGGCTCCGATTCGCCGGACTCGGCCGTCCGCGAAATCGAGCTCTGGTTCCCCGGGCGGTAG
- a CDS encoding heme-dependent oxidative N-demethylase family protein produces MISAPDLIETFPFPFALDSYRYSTNVEPAGSTVHTPVGRWGERVVDIDTEYERELAERATILAADPTRYAVLPHMRPACWDTMLTLMRELASAYPQTMSLQRHGAGWRWRNERLGIAQDFVLGDETTLPAEPLAYIASQVQDDIVLLDQRDGDLFGDAGVVTFAADWSFGFDVGMTFLEIHGPVPRLRETGVITRAREFLMRLQPGETYRRTNWTLTIGRRLDVSTDIYHEWGPDRPMILTVDDAEFGRLVHLRVEVQHLIRLAESGAICFLIRTYMLPLADLATVDAWRTRAAAVLAELPDDMADYKGIIGYRDRAVDWLRQAG; encoded by the coding sequence GTGATCTCGGCCCCCGACCTGATCGAGACGTTTCCGTTCCCGTTCGCGCTCGACAGCTACCGATACAGCACCAACGTGGAGCCGGCCGGCTCCACGGTGCACACCCCGGTCGGGCGGTGGGGGGAGCGGGTGGTCGACATCGACACCGAATACGAGCGTGAGCTGGCCGAGCGGGCCACGATCCTCGCCGCCGACCCCACCCGGTACGCCGTGCTGCCACATATGCGGCCGGCGTGCTGGGACACCATGTTGACGCTGATGCGCGAACTCGCCTCGGCCTACCCGCAGACGATGTCGCTGCAGCGCCACGGGGCCGGCTGGCGATGGCGCAACGAGCGGCTGGGCATCGCCCAGGACTTCGTGCTGGGTGACGAGACGACGCTGCCCGCCGAACCGCTGGCCTACATCGCGAGCCAGGTGCAGGACGACATCGTGCTGCTCGATCAGCGCGACGGCGACCTGTTCGGTGATGCCGGGGTGGTCACCTTTGCCGCAGACTGGTCGTTCGGATTCGACGTGGGGATGACCTTTCTGGAAATCCACGGCCCGGTGCCGCGGCTGCGGGAGACCGGCGTCATCACCCGGGCCCGCGAGTTCCTGATGCGGTTGCAGCCCGGCGAAACCTACCGGCGCACCAACTGGACCCTGACCATCGGCCGCCGCCTGGATGTCTCGACCGACATCTACCACGAGTGGGGGCCCGACCGGCCGATGATCCTGACCGTCGACGACGCCGAGTTCGGGCGGCTGGTGCATCTGCGCGTCGAGGTCCAGCACCTCATCAGGCTTGCCGAGTCGGGCGCGATCTGCTTTCTCATCCGCACCTACATGTTGCCCCTGGCCGACCTGGCCACGGTCGACGCATGGCGCACGCGCGCCGCAGCCGTGCTCGCCGAACTCCCCGACGACATGGCCGACTACAAGGGAATCATCGGCTACCGGGACCGAGCGGTGGACTGGCTTCGTCAGGCAGGCTGA
- a CDS encoding ammonium transporter: MTPEVEDALASMTAVNNEFFYWMSIALMMLIHAGFLAYEIGASRSKNVLATAMKNLLAFATIVASFFFVGWFLYNAMPSGFLEFSDAAKAALPWSENMGPNTADPASGIFWGAFALFAATTGSIMSGAVLERIRTSGFLILTVFVGSVVWIIGAAWGWHGAGWMLTKLGFHDVGAAGCVHMIAGFAALGILINLGPRIGRFLPDGTPVTIRPHNLPLTLLGLFLIFTGFFGFLMGCVIYGPTGYATIYGSPTTLSAFAFNTLMGLVGGIIGAYVMSRGEPFWTISGGLAGVIAVAAGLDLYHPALTFVIALVGGGLVPYIGKLLDKMKIDDVVGAVAVHGGMGLYSLIMAGVFLAGYPNTDGNPSISFWGQLVGALTFAALGFIPTYLLSLLLKSAGLLRIPPEVEEQGLDLTEIPATPYPEGIPVTAMRSTSGTAVLSVGEEVK; this comes from the coding sequence TTGACACCCGAAGTCGAAGACGCCCTGGCGTCCATGACCGCTGTGAACAACGAGTTCTTCTACTGGATGTCCATCGCGCTGATGATGCTCATCCACGCCGGCTTCCTGGCCTACGAGATCGGCGCGTCGCGGTCGAAGAACGTGCTCGCCACCGCGATGAAGAACCTGCTGGCCTTCGCCACGATCGTGGCATCGTTCTTCTTCGTCGGCTGGTTCCTCTACAACGCGATGCCGTCCGGCTTCCTGGAGTTCAGCGACGCCGCCAAGGCCGCGCTGCCGTGGAGCGAGAACATGGGCCCGAACACCGCCGACCCGGCCAGCGGCATCTTCTGGGGCGCGTTCGCGCTGTTCGCGGCCACCACCGGCTCCATCATGTCCGGCGCTGTGCTGGAGCGGATCCGCACCAGCGGCTTCTTGATCCTCACGGTGTTCGTGGGTTCGGTCGTGTGGATCATCGGCGCGGCATGGGGTTGGCACGGTGCCGGCTGGATGCTGACCAAACTCGGCTTCCACGATGTGGGGGCAGCTGGATGTGTGCACATGATCGCCGGTTTCGCGGCCCTGGGCATCCTGATCAACCTCGGGCCGCGCATCGGCCGGTTCCTGCCCGACGGCACGCCCGTGACGATCCGGCCGCACAACCTGCCGCTGACGCTGCTCGGCCTGTTCCTGATCTTCACCGGGTTCTTCGGCTTCCTGATGGGCTGTGTGATCTACGGCCCCACCGGCTACGCGACCATCTACGGCAGCCCGACGACCTTGTCGGCCTTCGCTTTCAACACCCTGATGGGCCTGGTCGGCGGCATCATCGGCGCCTACGTGATGTCGCGTGGTGAGCCGTTCTGGACGATCTCCGGCGGGCTGGCCGGCGTCATCGCCGTGGCGGCCGGACTCGACCTGTACCACCCCGCGCTGACGTTCGTCATCGCGCTGGTCGGCGGCGGTCTGGTGCCTTACATCGGCAAGCTGCTGGACAAGATGAAGATCGACGACGTGGTGGGGGCGGTCGCGGTGCACGGCGGGATGGGGCTCTACTCGCTGATCATGGCGGGCGTCTTCCTGGCCGGTTACCCGAACACCGACGGAAATCCGTCGATCTCGTTCTGGGGCCAACTGGTCGGTGCGCTCACCTTCGCGGCGTTGGGCTTCATTCCCACCTATCTGTTGTCGCTGCTGCTGAAATCCGCCGGGCTGCTGCGTATTCCCCCGGAGGTCGAGGAGCAGGGCCTGGATCTGACCGAGATCCCCGCGACCCCGTATCCCGAGGGCATCCCGGTGACCGCCATGCGGTCCACCAGCGGCACCGCGGTGCTGTCCGTCGGTGAGGAGGTGAAGTAA
- a CDS encoding S9 family peptidase, whose protein sequence is MTSEADRRTPFHDLDEFLALPRVSGLAVSPDGSRIVATVARLNDKRTDFVSALYELDPAARRPARRITHGAKGESAPAFTHDGDLLFVAARPGADDDKPAGKALWRLPAAGGEAVEVVTMPGGVDGVLAATAADVTVVSSSMMPSANDVDDDRRLRAARTDNSISAVLHTGYPVRHWDHDLGPELPHLFDVSAAGTRRDLTPQPASGLRDAHADLSPDGTFIVTTWQLPAPAAATRSVLVRIDVATGERTVLVDDPDADLGRPAIAPDGGSVAFTRETLSTPHHAPRITLCVLPFGDRPAELTSSWDRWPTSVTWTTDATSLIVTADDNGRGPVFAVDPVSGTARPVVADDFAYTDVHAAPGGELFALRSSYAAPPHPVRIDADGSVTVLPLVDLPELPGTLTEVVATAEDGQPVRSWLALPHSAQPQSAQPDSVQPAPLLLWIHGGPLSSWNTWHWRWNPWLMVSAGYAVLLPDPALSTGYGQDFIQRGWGAWGFAPYTDLMAATDAAVDHPGVDGSRTAAMGGSFGGYMANWIAGHTDRFAAIVTHASLWALDQFGGTTDGAYWWAREMTPEMAAANSPHRFVTEIRTPMLVIHGDKDYRVPIGEALRLWYELLSSSALPAADSGPEAGATAHRFLYFPSENHWVLNPQHTKIWYQVVRGFLDRHLLGRDVDPPDTLG, encoded by the coding sequence ATGACATCCGAGGCTGACCGCCGCACCCCGTTCCACGACCTGGACGAATTTCTGGCCCTACCCAGGGTTTCCGGACTTGCCGTGTCACCCGACGGATCGCGCATCGTCGCCACGGTGGCCCGGCTCAACGACAAACGCACCGACTTCGTCAGCGCGCTCTACGAGCTCGACCCCGCGGCCCGACGTCCGGCCCGTCGAATCACCCACGGCGCCAAAGGGGAGTCCGCACCCGCGTTCACCCACGACGGAGACCTGCTGTTCGTGGCGGCCCGTCCCGGCGCCGACGACGACAAGCCGGCAGGCAAGGCGTTGTGGCGGCTGCCCGCAGCCGGCGGCGAGGCGGTCGAGGTCGTCACCATGCCCGGGGGAGTCGACGGGGTGCTCGCCGCCACCGCCGCGGACGTCACCGTGGTGTCGTCGTCGATGATGCCGTCGGCCAACGACGTCGACGACGATCGCCGACTGCGCGCGGCCCGCACGGACAACTCCATCTCCGCGGTGTTGCACACCGGCTACCCCGTCCGGCACTGGGACCACGACCTCGGCCCCGAACTGCCCCACCTCTTCGACGTCTCCGCTGCGGGGACACGCCGTGACCTCACGCCACAGCCCGCATCGGGACTCCGCGACGCCCACGCCGACCTCAGCCCCGACGGCACCTTCATCGTCACGACCTGGCAGCTGCCGGCGCCCGCAGCGGCCACCCGCAGCGTGCTGGTGCGCATCGACGTGGCCACCGGTGAACGGACGGTTCTGGTCGACGACCCCGACGCCGACCTGGGCCGCCCCGCGATCGCGCCCGACGGCGGATCGGTCGCCTTCACCCGTGAAACGCTGTCCACCCCGCACCACGCACCCCGGATCACGCTGTGCGTGTTGCCATTCGGCGACCGGCCCGCTGAACTGACCAGCTCGTGGGACCGCTGGCCCACCTCGGTGACCTGGACCACCGACGCCACGTCGCTGATCGTCACCGCCGACGACAACGGACGCGGTCCGGTCTTCGCCGTGGACCCGGTCTCGGGCACGGCCCGCCCGGTCGTGGCCGACGACTTCGCCTACACCGATGTGCACGCCGCTCCCGGCGGCGAGCTGTTCGCGTTGCGCAGTTCCTATGCGGCACCGCCGCACCCGGTCCGCATCGACGCCGACGGGTCGGTGACAGTGCTGCCGTTGGTGGACCTGCCTGAGCTGCCGGGGACGTTGACCGAAGTCGTCGCCACCGCCGAGGACGGTCAGCCGGTGCGGTCCTGGCTGGCCCTGCCCCACTCCGCGCAGCCCCAGTCCGCCCAGCCCGACTCGGTGCAGCCGGCGCCGCTGTTGCTGTGGATCCACGGCGGCCCGCTGTCCAGTTGGAACACCTGGCACTGGCGATGGAATCCGTGGTTGATGGTCTCCGCCGGGTACGCGGTGCTGCTGCCCGATCCGGCCCTGTCCACCGGTTACGGACAGGACTTCATCCAGCGCGGCTGGGGGGCATGGGGATTCGCGCCGTACACCGACCTCATGGCGGCCACCGACGCTGCCGTCGACCATCCGGGCGTGGACGGCAGCCGTACCGCGGCGATGGGGGGATCGTTCGGCGGTTACATGGCCAACTGGATCGCCGGCCACACCGACCGGTTCGCTGCGATCGTCACCCACGCCAGCCTGTGGGCACTCGACCAGTTCGGCGGGACCACCGACGGCGCCTACTGGTGGGCCCGCGAGATGACACCGGAGATGGCTGCAGCGAACTCTCCGCACCGGTTCGTCACCGAGATCCGCACCCCGATGCTCGTCATCCACGGCGACAAGGACTACCGGGTGCCCATCGGTGAAGCGCTGAGACTCTGGTACGAGCTGCTGAGCAGTTCGGCGTTGCCGGCCGCCGACTCCGGACCCGAGGCGGGCGCCACCGCGCACCGCTTCCTCTACTTCCCGTCGGAGAACCATTGGGTCCTCAACCCGCAGCACACCAAGATCTGGTACCAGGTCGTACGCGGATTCCTGGACCGTCACCTGCTCGGCCGGGACGTCGATCCGCCCGACACGCTCGGGTAG
- a CDS encoding saccharopine dehydrogenase family protein, with product MSAPESDNTRDHDIVIYGATGFVGKLTAQYLAAAGGNARIALAGRSPDKLLAVRESLGEKAQSWELISADADQPSTLAAMAASTRVVITTVGPYLRYGLPLVAACAAAGTDYADLTGETLFVRQAIDLYHKQAVDTGARIVHACGFDSIPSDLTVFALYRQAERDGTGELVDTNYVARSFAGGVSGGTVASMVELAREASADPEARRLLNDPYTLSPDPAAEPQLGPQPDARWRRGRDIAPELDGYWVGAFAMAIPNTRVVRRSNALLGYPYGRRFTYAEHMSVGRSPVAPVAAAMATGGNMATMELGSRFLNRVPRGFLERILPKVGSGPSEQTREKGHYTVETYATTTTNARYLARMSQQGDPGYKATSVLLGESGLALALDRDKLSDLRGVLTPAAAMGDALMARFPAAGVSLEVSRLG from the coding sequence ATGAGCGCACCCGAGTCGGACAACACCCGCGACCACGACATCGTCATCTACGGCGCCACCGGATTCGTCGGCAAGCTCACCGCGCAGTACCTGGCCGCAGCCGGCGGCAACGCCCGCATCGCGCTCGCCGGCAGAAGCCCCGACAAGCTGCTGGCGGTTCGGGAGTCGCTGGGGGAGAAGGCGCAGTCCTGGGAGCTGATCTCTGCCGATGCCGACCAACCGTCCACGCTGGCTGCGATGGCGGCGAGCACCCGCGTGGTCATCACCACGGTGGGGCCCTATCTGCGCTACGGGTTGCCATTGGTGGCCGCGTGCGCGGCCGCCGGCACCGACTACGCCGACCTGACCGGTGAGACGTTGTTCGTGCGCCAGGCCATCGACCTCTACCACAAGCAGGCCGTCGACACCGGCGCACGGATCGTGCACGCGTGCGGGTTCGATTCCATTCCCTCGGATCTGACCGTGTTCGCGCTGTACCGGCAGGCCGAACGGGACGGCACCGGCGAACTCGTCGACACCAACTACGTGGCACGCAGCTTCGCCGGCGGTGTGTCCGGTGGCACCGTGGCGTCGATGGTCGAGCTGGCCCGCGAGGCCTCCGCGGACCCCGAAGCCCGGCGCCTGCTCAACGACCCCTACACGCTGAGCCCCGATCCCGCCGCCGAACCGCAGCTCGGCCCGCAGCCCGACGCGCGCTGGCGGCGTGGCCGCGACATCGCCCCCGAACTCGACGGCTACTGGGTCGGGGCGTTCGCGATGGCGATCCCGAACACCCGCGTCGTCCGTCGCAGCAACGCACTGCTGGGCTACCCGTACGGTCGCCGATTCACGTACGCCGAGCACATGAGCGTGGGTCGGTCCCCGGTGGCGCCGGTCGCCGCGGCAATGGCCACCGGCGGCAACATGGCCACCATGGAACTCGGCTCACGCTTCCTCAACCGCGTGCCACGCGGGTTCCTGGAGCGGATCCTGCCCAAAGTCGGTTCAGGACCCAGCGAGCAGACCCGGGAGAAGGGCCACTACACCGTCGAGACCTACGCCACGACGACGACCAACGCCCGTTACCTGGCCCGCATGTCCCAGCAGGGCGACCCGGGCTACAAGGCCACCTCGGTGCTGCTCGGCGAGAGCGGGCTGGCCTTGGCGCTGGACCGCGACAAGCTCTCGGACCTGCGGGGCGTGTTGACTCCCGCGGCCGCGATGGGCGACGCGTTGATGGCCCGTTTTCCCGCTGCCGGGGTGTCGCTCGAGGTGTCTCGACTCGGCTGA
- a CDS encoding DUF4233 domain-containing protein, with protein sequence MTEPTQGPDPWKSFRGVMAGTLILEAIVVLLALPVVGAVGGGLNPASTGYLVGVAVLLVLMAGVQKRPWAIWANLAVQVLLIAGWVVYPGVGFMGLLFTVVWLLIAYLRAEVLRRQKRGLLPGQQPPTD encoded by the coding sequence ATGACCGAGCCGACGCAGGGGCCGGACCCGTGGAAGAGCTTTCGCGGCGTGATGGCCGGCACGCTGATTCTGGAAGCCATCGTCGTGCTGCTCGCCCTCCCGGTCGTCGGCGCGGTCGGCGGGGGGCTCAACCCGGCCTCGACCGGTTATCTCGTCGGGGTCGCGGTGCTGCTGGTGCTCATGGCCGGCGTGCAGAAGCGTCCGTGGGCGATCTGGGCCAATCTCGCGGTACAGGTGTTGCTGATCGCGGGCTGGGTCGTCTACCCCGGGGTCGGTTTCATGGGGCTGCTGTTCACCGTGGTGTGGCTGCTCATCGCCTACCTGCGGGCCGAGGTGCTGCGCCGGCAGAAGCGCGGCCTGCTGCCCGGCCAGCAGCCCCCGACCGATTAG
- the folC gene encoding bifunctional tetrahydrofolate synthase/dihydrofolate synthase: MTATEPTPDEIAALLQVEHLLDQRWPETKIEPSTARISALMEILGSPQRGYPCIHVGGTNGKTSVARMIDALLTALHRRTGRTTSPHLQSAVERIAIDGKPVSPATYVDTYREIEPFVQLVDQQSDEAGGPPMSKFEVVTAMAFAAFADAPVDVAVVEVGLGGRWDATNVVNAPVAVITPIGMDHADYLGDTIGEIAAEKAGIITKQPEDLVPTDTVAVLARQTPEAMEALLAQTVRADAAVAREDSEFAVLSRQTAIGGQLLELQGLGGVYSEVFLPLHGEHQAHNAAVALAAVEAFFGAGAQRQLDVDAVRAGFASVTAPGRLERMRSAPTVFLDAAHNPAGATALAAALGEEFDFRFLVGVVSVMADKDVDGILAALEPALDRIVVTHNGSPRALDVEGLMVKAEERFGPERVVAAATLADAIETATALVEESATDAEGAGGMSGAGIVITGSVVTAGAARSLFGKDPA; encoded by the coding sequence ATGACCGCAACCGAGCCGACGCCGGACGAGATCGCCGCACTGCTGCAGGTCGAGCACCTGCTCGATCAGCGCTGGCCGGAGACCAAGATCGAGCCCAGCACCGCGCGCATCTCGGCATTGATGGAGATACTGGGGTCCCCACAGCGTGGTTACCCGTGCATCCACGTCGGCGGGACGAACGGCAAGACGTCGGTGGCCCGGATGATCGACGCGCTGCTCACCGCGCTGCACCGACGCACCGGCCGCACCACCAGCCCGCATCTGCAGTCCGCGGTGGAACGCATCGCCATCGACGGCAAGCCGGTCAGCCCAGCGACCTACGTCGACACCTACCGCGAGATCGAACCGTTCGTCCAGCTCGTCGACCAGCAGTCCGACGAGGCCGGCGGGCCGCCGATGAGCAAGTTCGAAGTCGTCACCGCGATGGCGTTCGCCGCCTTCGCCGACGCCCCGGTCGACGTCGCGGTCGTCGAGGTGGGCCTCGGTGGGCGGTGGGACGCGACCAACGTCGTCAACGCCCCGGTCGCGGTCATCACGCCGATCGGCATGGATCACGCCGACTACCTGGGTGACACCATCGGCGAGATCGCGGCCGAGAAGGCCGGCATCATCACCAAACAGCCCGAAGACCTCGTCCCGACCGACACGGTCGCGGTTCTGGCCAGGCAGACACCCGAGGCGATGGAGGCCCTGCTGGCGCAGACGGTGCGCGCCGACGCGGCGGTGGCCCGCGAGGACTCGGAGTTCGCGGTGCTGAGTCGACAGACCGCCATCGGCGGCCAACTGCTCGAACTGCAGGGGCTCGGCGGGGTGTACTCAGAGGTGTTCCTGCCGTTGCACGGCGAACACCAGGCCCACAACGCTGCGGTCGCGCTGGCCGCGGTGGAGGCGTTCTTCGGCGCAGGCGCGCAGCGCCAACTCGACGTCGACGCCGTCAGGGCCGGATTCGCCTCGGTCACCGCACCCGGTCGACTCGAGCGGATGCGCAGTGCGCCGACGGTGTTCCTGGACGCCGCGCACAATCCGGCCGGTGCCACCGCGTTGGCGGCCGCGCTCGGCGAGGAGTTCGACTTCCGTTTCCTGGTCGGCGTGGTCTCGGTGATGGCCGATAAAGACGTCGACGGCATCCTGGCCGCGCTCGAACCGGCACTCGACCGCATCGTGGTGACCCACAACGGGTCGCCGCGTGCCCTCGACGTGGAGGGGCTGATGGTCAAGGCCGAGGAACGCTTCGGGCCGGAGCGGGTGGTGGCGGCCGCGACCTTGGCGGATGCGATCGAGACCGCCACCGCTCTGGTCGAGGAGTCCGCCACCGACGCCGAGGGGGCCGGCGGTATGAGCGGGGCGGGCATCGTCATCACCGGATCGGTGGTCACCGCGGGGGCCGCGCGCTCGCTGTTCGGGAAGGACCCGGCATGA